In the genome of Drosophila yakuba strain Tai18E2 chromosome 3R, Prin_Dyak_Tai18E2_2.1, whole genome shotgun sequence, one region contains:
- the LOC6536296 gene encoding ras-related GTP-binding protein A: MKKKVLLMGKSGSGKTSMRSIIFANYIARDTTRLGATIDVEHSHVRFLGNLVLNLWDCGGQEGFMKQYFAQQRDNIFRNVEVLIYVFDVESQEIERDIHYYQSCLEALLQNSPEAKIFCLVHKMDLVPEGLRESVFTERMEDLIKLSKPMNVTCFRTSIWDETLYKAWSSIVTMLIPNVAALENSVTHFGNVIEADEVLLFEKATFLVISHCQSKKNRDSHRFEKVSNIIKQFKLSCSKLGAKFQSMEVRNSAFAAFIDTFTSNTYVMVVMSDPTLPSEATLVNIRNARKYFEELENPSNSAMNHHGHKYH; encoded by the exons ATGAAGAAAAAG GTGTTGCTGATGGGGAAGAGCGGATCGGGAAAGACCAGCATGCGCTCCATTATCTTTGCTAACTATATCGCCCGTGATACGACACGCCTTGGAGCAACAA TCGATGTGGAGCACTCCCATGTGCGGTTTCTGGGCAATCTGGTACTCAATCTCTGGGACTGTGGCGGTCAGGAGGGTTTCATGAAGCAGTACTTTGCCCAGCAGCGGGACAACATCTTTCGCAATGTGGAGGTGCTGATCTATGTGTTTGATGTGGAGAGCCAGGAGATAGAGCGGGACATCCATTACTACCAGAGCTGCTTGGAGGCACTGCTCCAGAATTCGCCTGAGGCCAAGATCTTCTGTCTGGTGCACAAAATGGACCTGGTGCCGGAGGGCCTTCGTGAGAGTGTGTTTACTGAACGCATGGAGGATCTCATCAAGTTGTCTAAACCCATGAATGTCACCTGTTTCCGCACCAGCATTTGGGATGAAACACTATACAA AGCCTGGTCTTCCATTGTCACGATGCTGATACCGAATGTTGCTGCTCTGGAGAACTCTGTGACACATTTCGGAAATGTCATTGAGGCCGATGAGGTGCTGTTGTTCGAAAAGGCCACCTTTCTGGTGATCTCCCATTGCCAGAGCAAGAAGAACCGCGACTCGCACCGCTTTGAAAAGGTGTCCAACATCATCAAGCAGTTCAAGTTAAGCTGTTCCAAGTTGGGCGCCAAGTTCCAATCGATGGAAGTGCGCAATAGCGCATTTGCCGCTTTCATTGACACCTTCACCAGCAACACTTACGTGATGGTAGTCATGTCGGATCCCACGCTGCCCTCGGAGGCTACGCTAGTCAACATAAGAAATGCTAGGAAGTACTTCGAGGAGCTGGAAAATCCAAGCAACAGTGCCATGAACCATCATGGCCACAAGTACCATTGA
- the LOC6536295 gene encoding beta carbonic anhydrase 1 codes for MERILRGIMRYRNTTREQMVKEFQKVRDNPEPKAVFFTCMDSRMIPTRYTDTHVGDMFVVRNAGNLIPHAQHFQDEYFSCEPAALELGCVVNDIRHIIVCGHSDCKAMNLLYQLRDPDFASKLNRRLSPLRSWLCTHANTSLERFQEWRDAGMKDPLIFSSETPLRRFVAYIDEEQKFALEDKLSQINTLQQMSNIASYGFLKARLESHDLHIHALWFDIYTGDIYYFSRGAKRFLPVDEDTVDRLSEEVRRFYS; via the exons ATGGAGCGTATTTTGAGGGGAATTATGCGGTACAGAAATACAACGAGGGAGCAAATGGTCAAGGAGTTCCAGAAAGTCCGCGACAATCCAGAA CCCAAGGCCGTCTTCTTCACCTGCATGGACAGTAGAATGATTCCCACCCGGTACACCGACACTCACGTGGGCGATATGTTTGTGG TGCGAAACGCTGGCAATCTGATTCCCCATGCCCAGCACTTCCAGGATGAGTACTTCAGCTGCGAACCGGCAGCTCTGGAGCTGGGATGCGTGGTGAACGACATTAGACACATAATAGTCTGCGGACACAGCGACTGCAAGGCCATGAACCTGTTGTACCAACTAAGAGATCCTGACTTCGCCTCCAAG CTTAATCGACGCCTCTCACCCTTGCGATCTTGGCTGTGCACCCATGCCAACACCAGCTTGGAGAGGTTCCAGGAGTGGCGTGACGCTGGCATGAAGGATCCACTGATCTTCTCTTCGGAGACTCCGCTCCGCCGCTTTGTGGCCTACATCGATGAGGAGCAGAAGTTTGCCTTGGAGGACAAACTATCCCAGATCAACACACTGCAGCAAATGTCGAACATTGCCTCGTACGGCTTCCTTAAGGCACGCCTAGAATCCCACGATCTCCACATCCATGCCCTCTGGTTCGATATTTACACCGGAGACATCTATTACTTCAGTCGCGGAGCGAAACGTTTTCTGCCCGTTGATGAGGACACCGTGGATCGATTGTCCGAGGAGGTGAGGAGATTCTATTCGTAG